A segment of the Campylobacter vulpis genome:
TTTATCATTTTTTATTTGTGCCACTAACCTTAGGACTTTCTTTTATCATAGCGATAATGGAAACGATTTATGTGAAAACTGGTAGTGAGCGTTGGAAAAACATCACTAAATTCTGGCTTTCTTTATTTGCCATTAACTTCGCCATAGGTGTGGCTACTGGTATTATAATGGAATTTGAATTTGGAACAAATTGGGCAAATTACAGCTGGTTTGTAGGAGATATTTTTGGTGCACCTTTAGCTGTGGAAGGGATATTTGCTTTCTTTTTGGAGGCAACCTTTTTTGCGGTAATGTTTTTTGGCTGGGATAAGGTTAGTAAGGGCTTTCACCTTATCTCAACTTGGTGTGTGGCGATAGGCTCTAACTTATCGGCATTTTGGATTTTAGTGGCTAATGGCTGGATGCAGTATCCTGTTGGTATGGCGTTTAATCCAGACACTGCAAGAAGTGAAATGCAAAGCTTTTTTGAGGTGGCTCTTTCTCCTGTGGCAGTGGCGAAATTTTTACATACCATAGGAAGTGGTTATGTGATTTCTGCACTTTTTGTGATGGGAATTTCAGCGTGGTTTTTATTGAAAAAAAGACATATTATAGAGGCGAAGAAGTCTTTAGTCGTTGGAGCTAGTTTTGGTTTTATTTGTTCGATTTTCTTATTTTTTAGTGGTGATGAGAGTGCTTATAGGGTTACCCAAACTCAACCGATGAAACTCGCTGCTATGGAGGGAATTTATGAGGGAGAACATAGAGCCGGTATCGTGGCTTTTGGTCTGTTAAATCCTAAAAAAGAAATTGATAATAATGAAAGCGTGTTTTTGTTTGATATAACAATTCCTTATGCTTTGTCTATTTTGGGGAACCGTGATCCACATTCTTTTGTTCCGGGCATTGAAGATATTGTTTATGGTAATGCAGAAAAGGGCATCGAGCCTTTGCAAAACCGTATTGATAGAGGTAAAATCGCCATCAATGCCTTTAAGGATTATCAAAATGCTAAAGAAAATAATAATACAAGCTTAATGCAAACAAGTAGAGCTTTGCTTGAAAGCAATTTTAAAGATTTTGGCTATGGCTATTTAGAAAAGCCAGAAGATGCTGTGCCACCTGTGGCTTTGACCTTTTATAGTTTTCATATTATGGTTGGACTTGGGAGCTTATTTTTTGTATTATTTATTGTAACGCTTTATTTGACTATGGCAAATGATATTGAAAGATTTCGCAAAATTTTATGGCTTTGTGTGCTTTGCATACCGCTTGGTTATGTAGCCGCTGAAGCAGGGTGGATTGTGGCTGAAGTGGGACGCCAACCTTGGGCTATACAGGATTTAATGCCTGTGGGAATTGCGGCAACAGAGCTTGGAAAGCTTAATGTGCAAATTTCATTTTGGATTTTTGCTGTGCTTTTTACAGCCTTACTTTTAGCTGAAATTAAAATTATGCTAACACAGATTAAAAAAGGTTTTACCCAAAAGGAGGCTAAATAATGTTTTTTGGTTTAGAGCTTGAAGCTTTGCAAATTTATTGGTGGGTAATTTTGAGCCTTTTGGGCGGACTTTTGGTATTTATGTTTTTTGTTCAAGGAGGGCAAACCTTAATGGACGAGCTTTCAAACAATCCTTTAGAAAAAACAATGCTTATTAATTCTTTAGGACGCAAATGGGAGCTAGGTTTTACGACTTTGGTGCTTTTTGGTGGGGCGGCTTTTGCGGCTTTTCCACTTTTTTATTCAACTAGTTTTGGGGGAGCTTATTGGGCTTGGCTTGCTATTTTGCTTTGTTTTATACTTCAAGCGGTAAGTTATGAATACCGCTTGAAAGAAAATAATGTCTTTGGTTCAAAAACTTACGAAATTTTTCTTAAAATCAATGGTTTTTTAGGTGTGTTTTTAATCGGTGTGGCGGTAAGTAGCTTTTTTAGCGGTTCGCATTTTACTTTAAATTCGCAAAATTTTGTCCAGTGGCAACATCCTTTAAGAGGACTTGAGCTTTTGCTTAATCCTTACAATTATCTTTTAGGCTTTGCTTTAGTATTTTTAAGCCGAATTTTAGGTGCGGCATATTTTATGAATAATATTGATGATGAAAATATTAAAGCTAAATGTATCGCTAAACTTAAATTAAATAGCCTCTTATTTTTACTTTTTTTCCTAGCGTTTTTGGGGTGGATTTTCCTTAAAGACGGCTTTTTTGTTGATGATAATGGCATTGTAAGCTTACAAGCTAATGTATATTTACAGAATTTTCTTTCTTACCCTATTTTTGCAGTGCTTTTGCTTTTAGGTGTTGTTTTAGTGCTTTTGGGTATGATACAAGGTGCTAAAAAATGCACTAAAGCCATTTGGACTCTAGGTGTAGGGGTAGTTTTGGCGGTTTTTGCCTTGCTTTTAAGTGTAGGAATAGGGCAGAGTGCCTTTTATCCAAGTCTTAGTGATTTGCAAAGTTCGCTAACAATTAAAAACGCAAGTTCGAGCTATTATACTCTTAGCGTTATGGCTTATGTTTCTTTATTTGTGCCTTTTGTTTTAGCTTATATTGCTTATGTATGGAGAGCTATGGATAGGGTTAAAATTACCAAAGAAGAAATCGCAAATGATGAACATGTTTATTAAGGAGAAAAAATGGAAGCTTTATTTTTACTAACTTGGCCCCTAGCAATTTATCTTAGTTATAAATTCATTATGTTAAATATTAATCAACTAGAAAAAGATAAAAAACTATAAAGTATTTTGAAAAATAAACGATATAGTAGATGAATCTTTTCAAAATATTGCAATAAGCCCAGGTTAATTAAAACTTGGGCTTTTTTATTTTCGATATTTTTTATAAGCTAAATGAGTAAATTTTTCTCTTAATTAACTAAAAATTTAAGCAAATTTTTCACAATTGTTTTTTTCAATATCTTGATTAATAAAATTATAGTATATTTGAAAAAAGATAAAATTAAGGAAAATTAGATGAGTAAAATAATGAAAACTATGGACGGCAATGAAGCTGCCGCCTATGCAGCTTATGCTTTTACTGAAGTGGCTGGAATTTACCCTATTACCCCAAGTTCTCCTATGGCTGATTATACCGATATGTGGGCGGCTGCAGGAAAGAAAAATTTATTTGGTATGCCTGTGAAATTAGTCGAAATGCAGAGTGAAGCAGGTGCAGCTGGTTCTGTGCATGGTTCTTTGCAAACAGGAGCTTTAACGACTACTTACACCGCATCTCAGGGTTTATTGCTTAAAATTCCTAATATGTATAAGATAGCGGGACAACTTCTCCCTTGCGTAATTCATGTCGCAGCAAGATCCATTGCCTCTCAAGCCTTATCCATCTTTGGCGACCATCAGGATATTTATGCTGCTAGACAAATAGGCTTTGCTATGCTTTGCTCACACTCCGTGCAAGAGACTATGGACTTAGCAGGAGTGGCACATCTAGCGGCGATTAGGGGGCGTGTGCCATTTTTACATTTTTTTGACGGCTTTAGAACAAGCCACGAAATTCAAAAAATTGAAGTGATGGATTATTCACACTTTGACCGCTTACTTGATAGAGAAGCGGTTTTAGCGTTTAGAAATTCTTCTTTAAATCCTGAAAATCCTAAAACACGCGGCACAGCACAAAATGATGATATTTATTTTCAAACAAGAGAATTGACAAACCGCTTTTACGATGCCTTGCCTGATGTGGTTAATGACTATATGCAAGAAATTTCTAAAATTACAGGTAGAGAGTATAAACCTTTCACTTACTACGGACATAAAGAGCCTGAACGCATTGTGATTGCTATGGGGTCAGTAACGCAGGCTTTAGAGGAGGTTGTGGATTATTTAAGCGCTAAAGGCGAGAAAGTCGGCGTTTTTAAAGTTTATCTTTATCGCCCTTTTAGTCTTAAATACTTCTTTGATGTAATGCCAAAATCTGTCAAAAAAATCGCCGTTTTAGATAGAACAAAAGAACCGGGAAGCTTAGGTGAGCCGCTTTATGTCGATGTTAAAACTGCTTTTTATGGTAGAGAAAATACCCCTATTATCGTGGGTGGTAGGTATGGTTTATCGTCTAAAGATGTCGATCCTGCACAAATGCTTGCCGTTTTTGAAAATCTTAAGCTTGACAGCCCAAAAGACGGCTTTACTGTTGGGATAAATGATGATGTAACGCACACTTCTTTAAAAACAGGTGAAAAAATCGCCCTTGGCGATGAAAGCACGATAGAATGTCTTTTTTATGGACTTGGAGCTGATGGCACTGTGGGAGCAAATAAAAATTCCATTAAAATTATCGGCGACAAGACGGATTTTTACGCACAAGCTTATTTTGCCTATGATTCTAAGAAATCAGGCGGTTACACAAGAAGTCATTTACGCTTTTCTAAAAAACCTATACGCTCAACCTATCTCGTTTCAACACCTCATTTTGTAGCCTGTTCTG
Coding sequences within it:
- a CDS encoding cytochrome ubiquinol oxidase subunit I, with translation MGELSSVDWSRAQFALTALYHFLFVPLTLGLSFIIAIMETIYVKTGSERWKNITKFWLSLFAINFAIGVATGIIMEFEFGTNWANYSWFVGDIFGAPLAVEGIFAFFLEATFFAVMFFGWDKVSKGFHLISTWCVAIGSNLSAFWILVANGWMQYPVGMAFNPDTARSEMQSFFEVALSPVAVAKFLHTIGSGYVISALFVMGISAWFLLKKRHIIEAKKSLVVGASFGFICSIFLFFSGDESAYRVTQTQPMKLAAMEGIYEGEHRAGIVAFGLLNPKKEIDNNESVFLFDITIPYALSILGNRDPHSFVPGIEDIVYGNAEKGIEPLQNRIDRGKIAINAFKDYQNAKENNNTSLMQTSRALLESNFKDFGYGYLEKPEDAVPPVALTFYSFHIMVGLGSLFFVLFIVTLYLTMANDIERFRKILWLCVLCIPLGYVAAEAGWIVAEVGRQPWAIQDLMPVGIAATELGKLNVQISFWIFAVLFTALLLAEIKIMLTQIKKGFTQKEAK
- the cydB gene encoding cytochrome d ubiquinol oxidase subunit II; amino-acid sequence: MFFGLELEALQIYWWVILSLLGGLLVFMFFVQGGQTLMDELSNNPLEKTMLINSLGRKWELGFTTLVLFGGAAFAAFPLFYSTSFGGAYWAWLAILLCFILQAVSYEYRLKENNVFGSKTYEIFLKINGFLGVFLIGVAVSSFFSGSHFTLNSQNFVQWQHPLRGLELLLNPYNYLLGFALVFLSRILGAAYFMNNIDDENIKAKCIAKLKLNSLLFLLFFLAFLGWIFLKDGFFVDDNGIVSLQANVYLQNFLSYPIFAVLLLLGVVLVLLGMIQGAKKCTKAIWTLGVGVVLAVFALLLSVGIGQSAFYPSLSDLQSSLTIKNASSSYYTLSVMAYVSLFVPFVLAYIAYVWRAMDRVKITKEEIANDEHVY